GATGAAGAAGTTACTTTTTGCCATAAAGCATCTTGTGCATTAGCATTGGCAAAACAAAAAATTAAAAATATATAAAGTAGTTGTTTTTTCATACCCTCAAAATATAATATCAAAATTACTTTAATTAATTTGAAATCATATTATCTATCCGACAATTATTGCTTTTTAGTCGACGAGTTGGCAAAATTTTACAAAAAGATAGATTATGCGTTAAAATTCGATTTGGCTAGTATTAAATTTAAAACAGAATAGTATAAATTTGCAGCATCTTAAATAATTTGTTTTGAAGCTCTTTCATTCTATAAACGATTTTCAGTCAACCAAGAAAACTATCTTAACTCTTGGTACCTTTGATGGTGTGCATATTGGTCATAAAAAAATTCTAGAACGAATTACTGAGAATACTGAAAACGGGAAATATGAAAGCCTAGTTCTTACCTTTTTTCCGCATCCGCGAATGGTTCTTCAAGAAAAATCTGAAATAAGATTACTGAATACTATTGGCGAAAAAATAAAACTTTTGGAAGCGACAGGTATTGAGAATTTAATTGTTCATCCTTTTAACGAAAGTTTTTCAAGACTAACAGCCGAAGAATTTGTTCGCACTATTTTGGTGGAGAAATTTCAAATTCAAAAAATCATTATTGGGCATGATCACCGTTTTGGCCGCAATAGAACTGCCAATATTGATGATTTAATTGCTTTTGGAATTGAATACGGATTTGAAGTAGAGCAAATTTCTGCAGAAGAAATCGAAGATGTTTCGGTTAGTTCGACCAAAATCAGAAAAGCTTTAAATGAAGGAAACATGGCGCTGGCCAACGAATATTTAGGCTATAACTATTTCTTGAACGGAACTATTGTAAAAGGAAAACAATTGGGACGAACAATTGGATTTCCGACAGCTAATATTAACATTGAAGAAGACTACAAACTAATACCAAAAATTGGTGTCTATGTTGTAAAAGCTACCATAAATGACGAAACTCTTTTTGGTATGATGAATATTGGATTTAATCCGACGGTTAATGGCGAAAAGCAAACCATCGAAGTTCATTTGTTTAATTTCGATAAAGACATTTACGACCAAAACATCGAAGTTTCTTTGCTTCATTACATTCGCGATGAGCAGAAATTCAGTTCGGTAGATGCGTTAAAAGCACAGCTTAATCAGGATAAAATTGAATCTTTGGCCTTTATAGATTCTTCTCTAAAAAATCAGACAGTATAGTTTTTACCGTTTTTAAATCATCGTAGTTATTTTTTTAGTAAATTTGATAGAACACTGTTTTTCAAATATTTACTATTAACTTCTAAAAAATAACCACTATGAAATTACCTAAAGAAATTACCAACGGGTTTTTGATTTTCCTCGGAATTGGCATTTATTTTTTATTAATGAATGTACTAGGTTTAGCAGATTTATTTTATCTGAGAACACTGAACGTTTTCTTTATATTCTATGGTGTTAACAGGACTATGCAGATGAACCTACATGAAGGCGAAACCAATTTTCTATCGAATGCTATTTCTGCAATGACCACTTCTGTGGTTGGTGTATGTATGAGTGTATTTGGCTTATTAGTTTATAGTTACGCTCGTGGTGGAGATGCTTATGTAAGAACTCTATCTGAAACTTTCATGTTTGGAGGAAATCCTTCAGTGCCAACTTATTGTATCTGTTTATTATTTGAAGGAATT
The Flavobacterium humidisoli DNA segment above includes these coding regions:
- a CDS encoding bifunctional riboflavin kinase/FAD synthetase, translating into MKLFHSINDFQSTKKTILTLGTFDGVHIGHKKILERITENTENGKYESLVLTFFPHPRMVLQEKSEIRLLNTIGEKIKLLEATGIENLIVHPFNESFSRLTAEEFVRTILVEKFQIQKIIIGHDHRFGRNRTANIDDLIAFGIEYGFEVEQISAEEIEDVSVSSTKIRKALNEGNMALANEYLGYNYFLNGTIVKGKQLGRTIGFPTANINIEEDYKLIPKIGVYVVKATINDETLFGMMNIGFNPTVNGEKQTIEVHLFNFDKDIYDQNIEVSLLHYIRDEQKFSSVDALKAQLNQDKIESLAFIDSSLKNQTV